In a single window of the Acetivibrio clariflavus DSM 19732 genome:
- a CDS encoding aldehyde dehydrogenase family protein, translating to MAYTQEQIQEIVAKQRKFFRSGVTLDVNWRLKQLKKLKAAVIAHEEELEKALYEDLGRSKVEAYLCDIGPVIVEINETLRGLKKWARPEKHYSGLMCFPSTCTTVYKLPYGVSLIISPFNFPILLTLGVLTASIAGGNTAVIKASSKSAASTKALQKLIAETFPEDYVTVIDGGHDVADMCLAQRFDKIFYTGSPAVGKHVLAEAAKNLTSVALELGGEEGNWCIVRKDADIRDAARKIAFFKICNAGQICININQVAVAEEIADAFIEALKSEFVRQIGEKPEENGEYPKLINDAAYDKCQKLAEKYKDRIIFGGTGNRETRKFAPTIIFPVDKDEDIVRHELFCPLLPIVPFKDEEVDSLMETIADREHPLAMYVFTKDMKWAKKVMSTHQYGGGCINEVCIHIMVKGVPFNGVGHSGMGAYHGEWGFREFTHPSTVLKGRTYFNLPLREHPYTGKCEKMKMFLLKLFER from the coding sequence GTGGCCTATACACAGGAACAAATACAGGAAATAGTTGCAAAGCAGAGAAAATTTTTTAGATCCGGGGTTACCCTTGACGTCAATTGGAGGTTAAAACAGCTGAAGAAATTAAAAGCAGCTGTGATTGCCCATGAGGAAGAACTTGAAAAAGCGTTGTACGAGGATTTGGGTCGCAGCAAAGTAGAAGCGTATTTGTGTGATATCGGTCCTGTAATAGTAGAGATTAACGAAACCCTACGCGGATTAAAAAAATGGGCAAGACCGGAAAAGCATTACAGCGGCCTTATGTGTTTTCCGAGCACATGTACTACGGTATACAAACTGCCCTACGGTGTATCGCTGATTATCAGTCCGTTTAACTTTCCTATTCTTTTAACGCTGGGGGTATTGACGGCAAGTATCGCTGGAGGCAATACAGCAGTAATTAAGGCAAGCTCAAAATCGGCGGCCAGTACCAAGGCTTTGCAGAAACTGATTGCAGAAACATTCCCCGAAGACTATGTTACGGTTATTGACGGCGGTCATGATGTGGCTGACATGTGCCTTGCACAGCGATTTGATAAAATATTCTACACCGGGTCCCCTGCAGTCGGTAAGCATGTACTTGCGGAAGCGGCAAAAAATCTGACATCGGTAGCGCTTGAGCTTGGCGGTGAAGAAGGCAACTGGTGTATTGTCAGAAAAGACGCAGACATAAGGGATGCTGCACGCAAAATTGCGTTTTTCAAGATTTGCAACGCAGGGCAGATTTGCATAAATATCAATCAGGTTGCGGTGGCTGAGGAAATAGCAGATGCTTTTATCGAAGCATTAAAGAGCGAATTCGTAAGACAAATAGGCGAGAAGCCCGAAGAAAATGGAGAGTATCCGAAACTTATTAATGATGCAGCCTATGACAAGTGCCAAAAGCTGGCGGAAAAATATAAAGACAGGATAATTTTCGGAGGAACCGGAAACAGGGAAACAAGAAAATTTGCACCGACTATAATTTTTCCTGTTGATAAAGACGAGGATATAGTTCGACATGAGCTTTTCTGCCCGCTTCTGCCGATTGTTCCATTTAAGGATGAAGAAGTGGACAGTTTGATGGAAACTATTGCCGACAGAGAACATCCTCTTGCCATGTATGTTTTCACCAAAGATATGAAATGGGCAAAGAAGGTTATGTCCACCCATCAATACGGTGGAGGATGTATCAATGAGGTTTGTATCCATATTATGGTAAAGGGTGTGCCCTTCAATGGCGTGGGACACTCGGGAATGGGCGCATATCACGGGGAATGGGGGTTCAGGGAGTTTACTCATCCGTCTACGGTTTTGAAAGGAAGAACGTATTTCAATCTGCCTTTGCGAGAACACCCATATACTGGAAAATGTGAAAAAATGAAAATGTTTTTGCTTAAATTATTTGAGAGATAA
- a CDS encoding iron-containing alcohol dehydrogenase, translated as MSFYLLRKLIRKLPGVIIKLVPKPEHVLREGFGAREVIGEICAFAGYKSVLIVTDKTLYSLGYHEKILDSLEANKIKYNVLSNTVSEPTIDIISEGRNVAVNYGADCIIALGGGSVLDSCKIIAAGAKMPKRNIENLLHKFIYVNGKTLPIIAVPSTAGTGAEITVAAVVKNKRGIKCSTIVIGLNVTHVVLDSELTTGAPESVTVCCGIDALSHGIEGCLADIKTSKEDMNKSLECVRIVLENLPILISSPDDKEARQKMCLAAYYGGNAINKQLAGYVHAFAHSIGALYHIPHGKAIALCLIPIVSYHKNICRDKLAQLSVYCGFSKETDDQEAAADSFVAALEELLETCGFERGCDLIDEKDYKKLIRMINADSINYSPPKTLNNKEIARLLDEIKKGGNVCGLYTGTNTGNSCKAEKIF; from the coding sequence ATGTCTTTTTATCTGCTCAGAAAATTAATTCGTAAATTGCCCGGGGTTATAATCAAATTGGTCCCGAAACCTGAACATGTTTTGAGAGAAGGCTTTGGAGCAAGAGAAGTAATCGGTGAAATCTGTGCATTTGCAGGGTATAAATCGGTACTTATTGTAACCGACAAAACATTGTATTCTCTCGGCTATCATGAAAAAATTCTTGATTCGCTCGAAGCAAACAAAATAAAATATAATGTTTTGAGCAATACTGTATCCGAGCCGACAATCGATATAATTAGTGAAGGCAGAAATGTTGCTGTAAACTATGGTGCCGATTGCATCATAGCTTTAGGAGGAGGTTCTGTGCTGGACTCCTGTAAGATAATAGCTGCCGGCGCAAAAATGCCAAAGCGCAATATAGAAAATCTTTTGCACAAATTTATTTATGTTAACGGAAAAACCTTACCAATTATTGCTGTCCCGAGTACTGCCGGAACAGGGGCTGAGATAACTGTGGCAGCTGTGGTTAAGAATAAAAGAGGGATAAAGTGTTCCACCATTGTTATAGGACTTAATGTCACTCATGTTGTGCTTGACAGCGAGCTGACAACCGGTGCTCCTGAAAGTGTTACGGTATGCTGCGGAATAGATGCTCTCAGCCATGGAATTGAAGGGTGCCTTGCAGACATAAAAACAAGTAAAGAAGATATGAATAAAAGCCTCGAGTGCGTAAGGATTGTGCTTGAGAATTTGCCGATTCTTATTTCTTCTCCGGATGATAAAGAAGCAAGACAGAAGATGTGTCTTGCTGCATATTACGGAGGAAATGCCATCAACAAGCAGCTTGCAGGGTATGTCCATGCCTTTGCACACTCAATCGGTGCATTGTATCATATTCCGCACGGAAAAGCCATTGCACTGTGTCTTATACCGATAGTTTCTTATCATAAAAACATTTGCAGAGATAAGCTTGCGCAGTTATCGGTTTATTGCGGATTTTCAAAAGAAACAGATGACCAGGAAGCTGCTGCCGATAGTTTCGTTGCTGCTCTTGAAGAATTGCTGGAAACATGCGGATTTGAAAGAGGATGCGATTTGATTGACGAAAAAGATTATAAAAAACTAATCAGAATGATAAATGCCGACTCCATTAATTATTCGCCGCCCAAAACACTCAATAACAAAGAGATTGCACGTCTGCTTGACGAGATTAAAAAGGGAGGTAACGTTTGTGGCCTATACACAGGAACAAATACAGGAAATAGTTGCAAAGCAGAGAAAATTTTTTAG